Below is a window of Dietzia timorensis DNA.
TCTGCCCGGCCGATCGGGTCACGGCGAAGCCGCCGATCGTCGCGTAGGGGAACGACTGCGGGAAGTGGCCGAGCTGCAGTCCGTGCTCGGCGAGCAGGAACTCGGCGTGCGGCCCGGACAGCCCGGCGCCGAGCGTGGCAAGTCCGGACACCGGGTCGACGTCCTCGATCGCGTCGAAACGGCGCAAGTCCACCGAGATCACGGCGTCGAATTCGCCGGACACGGGGTTCACGCCGCCGACCACCGAGGTGCCGCCGCCGAAGGGGACCACCGCGATCTCGTGTTCGGAGCAGTACTCGAGGATCGCGAGGACCTCGTCTTCTGTGCCCGGAACCAGCACTGCGTCGGGCGCCGAGACCACATCCCCCGAGCGCCATTCGAGGAGGTCGAGCGAGGACTTCCCGCGCGCCCGCGCCATGCGCTGTTCGCGGTCCTGGGACACGTTCTTCGCGCCGACGATCCGCTCGAGATCCTGCACCGCGGATTCCGAAAGCCGCGGCTCGGTGAGCGTCACCGACGCCGCATCGACGGTGTGGTCCTTATCGGTATCGACCCCCATCGCCTGCGAGAGAAGCTTCTTGATCGAATCGCTCAGCGGCTTCGCTTCGTCCGCGGTACCCCACAGGTCGAAACGCATCGGTGGAAGGGCGACTGACGAGTTATCGGAGGTCGAAGTCATGGCTTCGATGGTACGTGACGGCCGCTCCGCCGCCCCGCCATCCATCGATACCTTCCGACCTGCTCTACACGCGGACGCAGATGCCCTTTGCGGACCGATTGGGTCCTGTTGCTGTCCTAGCCTTGGGAGTACGAGGGACCAGCAGAAGTGAGGACACCGACATGCGCGACATAATCATCTACGCCACCGACACCATGGCCGACTGGGAGTTCGCCTACCTCACAACGGAAGTCACCCGGGCAGAGCGGGCCCGTCCGGGCAGGTTCTGCGTCCGTTTCGCAGGCGCCGACACAGGATCGATCCGCACGCTCGGGGGTCTTCCGCTCACGCCCGATCTCGGTCTCGACGAGATCGACGCTGCGAGCACCGCCGCCTTCGTGTTGCCGGGCGGCGACACCTACTCCGAGGGCCATCTCGACGCCCTCTCAACGGTCGACCGCCTTATCGCCGAGGACGTACCGATCGGCGCCATCTGCGGCGCCACGTTTGCGCTCGCACGGCACGGTCTCCTCGATTCCATCGCCCATACCAGCAACGCGCCCAGCTTCCTGCTCGAATCCGGGTATGACGGCGGACGCCACTATCGCCATGTCGACGCCATCACCGATGGAGGTATCACGACGGCGACGGGACTGCGCCCCATCGCGTTCACCGCGGAAATCCTCCGCGCGGCCGGGATCTTTCCCGACGCCTACATCGATGCCTGGCTGGAGCTGAATTCCTCGGCGAGCGAGAAGGGCTTCAACGCCTACATGGAGCAGGCGCAGTCCTTCGCCCAATCGGCCCAGTAGCCTCCGAGAGACAGGCCAACCCGACATTTTCCACTGACTTCGGGGGCGCCGGTCCCTACGCTGAGGTGCTATGTCGGAGCGGACGAACCCGGAAGACAAAATCGACGTCGATCTCGGCGAGGTGCAGGAGACCCTGCTCATCCCGCTCTACGGCCGCGCGAAGGACGCGGCGTCGCGGAAATCTGTGCTCGGCGACGTCAAGGCGCGAGAGATTGTCGATTCCATCGACTACGACTTCGCCAAGTTCCGGGGAACGTCGCTGTCCGGCTCGGTGCTGCGTTCCTCCATCTTCGACGGCTGGGTGCGGGAATTTCTCGCGGAGAATCCGACGGGCACGGTCGTTGAGATCGGCTGCGGGCTCAATACCCGTTTCGAGCGGCTCGACAACGAGCGCATGCGCTGGTTCGACCTCGACGTCCCGGACACCGCGAAGATGTGGCGCCGGTTCTTCAGCGAGGGCGATCGGCGCACCCTGCTTCCGGTGTCGGTGTTCGACACCGAGTGGATGGACAAGGTGGCCGAAACCGGCGGACCCTGGGTCTTCGTTGCAGAGGCGATCTTCCTCTACTTCCCGCCGGACGAGGTGGGCGCTGTCCTCGAGAAGCTGTGCGATAGATTCCCCGGTTCACTTCTGCTCATCGATTCGGGGAACAGCTCGATGAGGGACGGGATGGACAAGAACGCGGCGATGAAGCGAGTCACCGCGAGGATGAAGTGGACGTGCGAGGACCCGCGCGAGATCGAAGACTGGGGTCCAAAGCTGCTCGAGACGCGGACCTTCGCCTCTCCGCAACCGGAGGTGCTGCGCACGTGGCCGTTCACGTACCGCCATGGCATGCGTGTGGTGGGCAAGCTCTTCCCGCCGATGGTGAATCTGTACCGCATGAACAAGCTCCGACTCCCGGAGAAGTAGCGCTCTTCAATTCGCGCCTGGCCTCGAAGACCTCACACTCCGAAAAATGTCCGAGCCCATCGGTACGGTGCTCGTCAGTTAAGGGACATCGAATCGAAGGCGTGCAATGGCAGACTCCACCCCAGATCCAGACGAGACCATGGCTCGTATTACCGCCTCCGTAACCAAGGGACGTGCCTGCGACTCGGAGTCTGCCCGCTTAGAGATGCTCTCCATTTGGGACGACATCGGCGTTGACGGAGACCCATTCCACCGGTGCACGCTCGCCCACTACCTTGCTGATCTTTTCAAGCATCCTGCTCAAGCGCTGATATGGGACGTCCGCGCTTTGGATGCCGCTGACGAGCTCACGGACCAGCGCGCCAGGCGTTTCGAGGCGGGCCTTCAGGTAGCAGCGTTCTACCCATCCCTGCACTTGAATATCGCGGACAATCTTCGACGATTGTCGGCGTTCGACGCCGCGCAGGAGCATATCGAAGCCGCGCAACGCGCGTGTTCCTCGCTCGGAGACGACGACTACGGGCAGTTCATCAAGAACTCAATCGATTTCGTCGGCGAGAAAATCGCCCGTCACGATCGCGCCGACGCTAGCTAACGAGAACGCTAAATGCAGCAAGCCCGATGCCAAGAAGTAGGGCAGTCGAAAGCACGACAGTTCCCACTTGCGCGAGGACTCGTCTCCCTTCATTCGGCTGCCCGGAAAGTTGGGCAGCCAACTCGACTTTCCCCGGTGAAGCCATCATGAACATCGACGAGGACACGTTGTGCACGGCCATCGTCGGCACGAGCGAAGTCCCCAACGAGGAAGCGATCTGGGCATGCGGCGCCGCGAACATGGCATTGGCCGCGCTGTTCGAGCCGGTGAGATAGCCGCCCGCTCCGGCCACGAATGGCAGGGCCAGCGCGTAGGCCGGACCTATCGAGGACACCGCATCTGCGATTGCGGTCGCCATCCCGCTTTCTGCCATGACGACCCCTAGGACAACGAAAAGTCCCGTCACCGGACCTACGTGCACCCATTTCTTCAACCCATTGACCGTCACTTCCCGAGCGTGACGCCGGGAGACGATAAATCCGGCTGCCACAAATAGCCACAAAGCCGGCGACGCGGCAAACCTGGCCGCTCCGTCCGTCTTGCCCAAGATCGCCAGCAGCAAGCTCGCGAGGATTACGCCGCCAAGTAGGACGACGTAGCCGGTAAGTCCACGACAATGAACGGAATCCATCGAGACTTTCTGGCCCTTCCATTTATGGAACGCCAGATGCACCAGGACGGTGAGAAGGGAGCCGATCGCGCCGGCTGTCGCCGTCCCGAATACAAAGTTCGACGCCGTCACCGCCAACCACAACACCAGCCCCGAGCCCAAGGCGGACAAGAGGGCACCTCGACGCTCGTGTTTACCGCTTGCGATCAGCGCTGCTGCTACTCCGACCGCGAGGAATACCGGCCCATTGGCGAGTGCCGAAGCAATGCCGAGGTCGCGGAAACCAATGCCCGACAACTCAGCGGCGATGAGGGTTCCCGGGCCCATCGAGCCCCACGGAACGGCGCATAGCCCGAGCAGCCCCAGCGCTACCGCCTGCCGACTTCCGAATCCCAATCGCACCAGCAGCGGAACCGCGACCGTGATTCCGATTCCGAAGCCGGTGAGCGACTCAGCGAAGGGCGTGACCCCGTGGACGACGATGAGCGCCGCGCCAACACCGGCCCCCACCGAACGCTCGAGCCATTCCGACAAGAGAGCTTGCCGCCCGGTGATTCGGTTGGCCTCGCTGAGCAACAGGCCGCCCGCCACAATGAGCAAGACTTCCAGAAGCAGAGGCGCCCACGAGAGGGCCATGCCAGGGATCTCGCCGAGCCGGACCGGGAACCAGAGAGCTGACACGACGAGCGCGCACGCAACTCCGACCGAGGCTGCGTGAATGGAAGGCCGCCTCAAGGCAATCATCACCATCGGCACCAAGACCGGAAGGAACGCCAGCACAGCCATGGTGCATATACTGCACATTAATTCCCATATTTACAACATCGCTGTGTAAAGTCTTGCCCATGGATTCTTCGGACATCGGCTACTTCGGGCACGCCGTGAGGGCGAGACGCGCCGAGCTCGGCATCACGATGGACCAGTTGGCCGAGGCATCCGGCGTCTCGCGCGGGACGCTATCGCGCATCGAGAACAACGCGTTGTCGACGAGCCTCGCTAACGCCATCGCAATCGCCGGTGCACTGAGCTCGGACCTGTCCGCATTGCTCTCGCCTCCCCGGGCAACCTTCGTCCCCGCGGGCGACGCGCCCACCTACACAGATGACGCCGGAATCTCGCGCACCTCGCTGGCACGCCCGGATCCCGGAATTGAACTCATCAAGTTCGTCATTCCCCCCAAGGCGACCTCGGCACAGTTCGCGGCGCACGCGGAAAGTACGTCGGAAACGCTCCACGTCATCAGCGGAAAAGTGACCTACGAGGTTGACGGTCAGGAGTATTCGCTCGAAACCGGAGACACTCTCACGGCCCGCGCGGATCGCCCGCATCGATTCTCCAATCCCGGCGGGACTACGTGCGTATTGCACATGATCTCGGCATCCGCGCGCTAGCGCTCCGAGCTCGCTTCGCTGCGCATCGAGAGAACGGCTTTGGCGGTCATGGCGATCTGAAGTTCTTCATGGTGCGCGAGTTCCCGCAGCTCCTGGTTGACGTCGGCGCCCGGGATTTCGGCGAGCGCCTGCGTCAGCCGGCAACGCGCGTCCGCCGAACAGCCGGGATCGTGGAGCCGCGAGATGAGCGACGCCGCGATGTCGGCGTTCCCCGATTTGCGGGAGGCGAGCTCGCCGAGGATTTCGGCAGCTTCGACGTCATTCCTCCCTTCCACCACCAGGGCGACGAGATGCCCGGCCACATCCGGCAATCCTCGGCGACCGAGCTCCAGCGCGGAGCCCGCGCGAATGCCGGGTTCTGGGTCGTCGAGCAGTTCGCGCAACACCTGCGTAGACCCCGAAGAGTCGAGCGCCGCCAGCGCGCGGACGACCCGCGAACGGACCTGCGAGTCGGGCGAGCGCGCGGCATCGGCGAGTGACGGCAACGCCTCGTCGCCGGCCCTGGCGATCGCCCAATCGAGCGC
It encodes the following:
- a CDS encoding L-lactate permease, with product MAVLAFLPVLVPMVMIALRRPSIHAASVGVACALVVSALWFPVRLGEIPGMALSWAPLLLEVLLIVAGGLLLSEANRITGRQALLSEWLERSVGAGVGAALIVVHGVTPFAESLTGFGIGITVAVPLLVRLGFGSRQAVALGLLGLCAVPWGSMGPGTLIAAELSGIGFRDLGIASALANGPVFLAVGVAAALIASGKHERRGALLSALGSGLVLWLAVTASNFVFGTATAGAIGSLLTVLVHLAFHKWKGQKVSMDSVHCRGLTGYVVLLGGVILASLLLAILGKTDGAARFAASPALWLFVAAGFIVSRRHAREVTVNGLKKWVHVGPVTGLFVVLGVVMAESGMATAIADAVSSIGPAYALALPFVAGAGGYLTGSNSAANAMFAAPHAQIASSLGTSLVPTMAVHNVSSSMFMMASPGKVELAAQLSGQPNEGRRVLAQVGTVVLSTALLLGIGLAAFSVLVS
- a CDS encoding class I SAM-dependent methyltransferase, yielding MSERTNPEDKIDVDLGEVQETLLIPLYGRAKDAASRKSVLGDVKAREIVDSIDYDFAKFRGTSLSGSVLRSSIFDGWVREFLAENPTGTVVEIGCGLNTRFERLDNERMRWFDLDVPDTAKMWRRFFSEGDRRTLLPVSVFDTEWMDKVAETGGPWVFVAEAIFLYFPPDEVGAVLEKLCDRFPGSLLLIDSGNSSMRDGMDKNAAMKRVTARMKWTCEDPREIEDWGPKLLETRTFASPQPEVLRTWPFTYRHGMRVVGKLFPPMVNLYRMNKLRLPEK
- a CDS encoding XRE family transcriptional regulator, encoding MDSSDIGYFGHAVRARRAELGITMDQLAEASGVSRGTLSRIENNALSTSLANAIAIAGALSSDLSALLSPPRATFVPAGDAPTYTDDAGISRTSLARPDPGIELIKFVIPPKATSAQFAAHAESTSETLHVISGKVTYEVDGQEYSLETGDTLTARADRPHRFSNPGGTTCVLHMISASAR
- a CDS encoding DJ-1/PfpI family protein — protein: MRDIIIYATDTMADWEFAYLTTEVTRAERARPGRFCVRFAGADTGSIRTLGGLPLTPDLGLDEIDAASTAAFVLPGGDTYSEGHLDALSTVDRLIAEDVPIGAICGATFALARHGLLDSIAHTSNAPSFLLESGYDGGRHYRHVDAITDGGITTATGLRPIAFTAEILRAAGIFPDAYIDAWLELNSSASEKGFNAYMEQAQSFAQSAQ
- a CDS encoding HEAT repeat domain-containing protein — encoded protein: MLIGEVSARTGLSRRMLRHYDELGLVSPSARSSSGYREYSREDLARLLHVESLRSLGMSLAEVSGALADPSRGVEKSLAELARQTRQRIERERELLAHLEEVEAAGPGDWQGVLAVLGRLGALRDADPRSRQRAVLDAGPGVGAAQLVEARIGESETNVAGALDWAIARAGDEALPSLADAARSPDSQVRSRVVRALAALDSSGSTQVLRELLDDPEPGIRAGSALELGRRGLPDVAGHLVALVVEGRNDVEAAEILGELASRKSGNADIAASLISRLHDPGCSADARCRLTQALAEIPGADVNQELRELAHHEELQIAMTAKAVLSMRSEASSER